One segment of Amycolatopsis alba DSM 44262 DNA contains the following:
- a CDS encoding non-ribosomal peptide synthetase: protein MTVDDTRAKPRSSVEDVWPLSPLQEGMLFHTILDKEGPDTYTVQTVYGIDGPLDAGLLKASWQALVDRHAALRACFRYVSGAQMVQVIARDAEIPWRETDLSGLSDVEGEVDRLAAEEVAERLSIESAPLMKLHLIRLGPESHRLVHTLHHVLTDGWSMPIIHRELAEIYAAGGDASGLPPTVSYRDYLAWLGRQDKEAARAAWRNELAGLDTPTTVVPADPARVPDIHTEVVELSAELTDGLARLARSNGLTLNTVVQGAWAAVLSQLTGRTDVVFGATASGRPADLPGVEAMVGQLLNTLPVRVRLDGARRAVDVFAGLQRDQAALMAHQYLGLQDVRTVAGPGAVFDTLVIYENFPRQGLGQPSGGGLNLRPVKRGSNSSHYPFTLVTGPGERMPLILDYDHGLFDREAAASVVGAMARVLERLVAEPDVLVGRLTLVSEAERALVLDEFNATTGPVPGESVVGLFARRVAAAPDAVAITGADGADLTYAALDEASDRLAGYLAGRGVGRGDRVGVAMERSPELIIAFLAIWKAGAAYVPVDVEYPAERISFIFDDSGVSTVLCAEATSAVAPDDAIVLDAPGTRAAVNDCAAPGIRLYAGDLAYVMYTSGSTGLPKGVAIPHGAVAGLAGDEGWQIGPEDGVLMHATHVFDPSLYAIWVPLVSGARVLLTEPGALDAAGVRQAVGRGATFVHLTAGTFRALAETAPECFDGLVEIGTGGDVVPLQSVENLRRAQPGLRVRNTYGPTETTLCATWLPIEPGDVLGQELPIGHPMTNRRIYVLDAFLRPVAPGVDGELYIAGTGLARGYLNSPGLTADRFVACPFLPGERMYRTGDRARWTRDGEIVFLGRADDQVKIRGYRVELGEVESVLAAQPGVVEAVLLAREDQPGEKRLVGYFVSDGTDAGPEEIRRQMALVLPDYMVPIAVVALPGLPVTPNGKVDRRALPAPDLAGHSSAKAPESETEKVLCALFAEILSVEHVGVDDTFNDLGGSSALAMRLVARIREELGEDLPIRQLFSSPTPAGLARALAAKSRPVLEAVQRPDRVPLTARQLRAWLLADPGGETAALTTSVALRLRGKLDVPALTAAIGDVATRHELLRTTFPGDAQSVRQHVHETSAAEPVPVTVTEEDLPGLLADRRGRAFDLTREVPWRCDLFALSEKEHVLHLQVHRILADDDSLDVFFRDLAAAYGARREGRVPQRAPLALQFADYGLWERRLLEDENEPGSLINEQISFWRDNLAGIDGETVLPFDRPRPAVPSRRAGTVALRLDAAPHARLTEAAEPAGADTSQLVHAALVMLLAKSGAGQDVVIGSTLPRDEELFDLEPMIGPFARPLALRTDVSGDPTFLEVVTRVQEAVQATSQHLDVPFERIVELLDLPASLSRHPVFQVGLRVDEEDIDGWSAAELPALRTSVEPGGTEAMELDLAVDLTERFDDDDEPGGIEGALRYATDLFDEATAESMARRLIRVLEQVAEDPRRRISDLDLFLDDFERGRPPIAPARWAGDAPQVVTDLVGDGPLGALVLDGELRPVAPGTVGDLYVTGPAVDAGGAGLPTVPCPFGEDGHRMLSTGLLARKTPAKTLVVVGERRRASTAVKTGDFEILLPLRVSGDRPPLFCVHASGGLSWNYEPLLRYLPADQPVYGVQARGLARAEPLPGSVEEMAADYLAQIRAVQPSGPYHLLGWSLGGRIAQAMARSLEAEGEKVGLLALLDAYPVYMGRKTTGAANEEAALSKRNQADLDLASQLVKGEAARSRLEAVMRNLWDVGPRHVSSPFEGDILLFVATVDRPEHLPVSVAKASWKDFTSGTIECHDVPSNHYDMVQTAALGQIGAIVAEKLRHRPEGERTQR from the coding sequence GTGACCGTTGACGACACCCGCGCAAAGCCTCGCTCCAGCGTGGAGGACGTCTGGCCTCTTTCGCCGCTGCAAGAGGGGATGCTTTTCCACACCATCCTCGACAAGGAGGGGCCGGACACCTACACGGTGCAGACCGTCTACGGCATCGACGGCCCGCTGGACGCGGGGCTGCTGAAGGCGTCGTGGCAGGCGCTCGTGGACCGGCATGCCGCGCTGCGGGCCTGTTTCCGCTACGTCAGCGGCGCGCAGATGGTGCAGGTCATCGCGCGGGACGCCGAGATCCCTTGGCGCGAAACGGATCTCTCCGGGCTGTCCGATGTCGAAGGCGAAGTGGACCGGCTGGCCGCGGAAGAGGTGGCCGAGCGGCTGAGCATCGAGTCGGCGCCGCTGATGAAACTGCATCTGATCCGGCTCGGCCCGGAGAGCCACCGGCTCGTGCACACCCTGCACCACGTGCTGACCGACGGCTGGTCGATGCCGATCATCCACCGCGAGCTCGCCGAGATCTACGCCGCGGGCGGCGACGCGTCCGGGCTCCCGCCCACGGTGTCCTATCGGGACTACCTCGCCTGGCTGGGCCGCCAGGACAAGGAAGCGGCCCGCGCGGCCTGGCGGAACGAACTCGCCGGGCTGGACACTCCCACCACGGTCGTCCCGGCCGACCCGGCACGGGTACCGGACATCCACACCGAGGTCGTCGAACTGTCCGCCGAGCTGACGGACGGCCTCGCCCGGCTGGCGCGAAGCAACGGTCTCACCCTGAACACCGTCGTGCAGGGCGCGTGGGCCGCCGTGCTGTCGCAGCTCACCGGCCGCACCGACGTGGTGTTCGGCGCGACCGCCTCGGGGCGGCCCGCCGATCTGCCCGGCGTCGAGGCGATGGTCGGCCAGCTGCTCAACACCCTGCCGGTGCGGGTCCGGCTCGACGGCGCGCGGCGGGCCGTCGACGTGTTCGCCGGACTGCAGCGCGACCAGGCGGCGCTCATGGCGCACCAGTATCTCGGCCTCCAGGACGTGCGGACCGTCGCCGGGCCCGGAGCGGTCTTCGACACGCTCGTCATCTACGAGAACTTCCCCCGCCAGGGACTCGGTCAGCCGTCGGGGGGCGGCCTGAACCTGCGCCCGGTGAAGCGGGGGAGCAATTCCTCGCACTACCCGTTCACCCTGGTCACCGGTCCGGGTGAACGGATGCCGCTCATCCTCGACTACGACCATGGCCTGTTCGACCGCGAGGCCGCCGCATCGGTCGTCGGCGCGATGGCGCGGGTGCTGGAGCGGCTGGTGGCTGAGCCCGACGTCCTCGTCGGCCGTCTGACGCTGGTCAGCGAGGCCGAGCGTGCACTGGTGCTGGACGAGTTCAACGCGACCACCGGCCCGGTGCCGGGGGAATCCGTCGTCGGGCTGTTCGCGCGGCGGGTGGCCGCGGCGCCGGACGCGGTGGCGATCACCGGCGCCGACGGCGCGGACCTGACCTACGCCGCCCTCGACGAGGCGTCGGACAGGCTGGCCGGTTACCTCGCCGGTCGTGGCGTCGGCCGTGGTGACCGGGTCGGGGTGGCGATGGAACGGTCACCGGAGCTGATCATCGCGTTCCTCGCGATCTGGAAGGCGGGCGCCGCCTACGTCCCGGTGGACGTCGAGTACCCGGCCGAGCGGATCTCGTTTATCTTCGACGACTCCGGCGTCTCGACCGTCCTGTGCGCCGAAGCCACCAGCGCGGTCGCGCCGGACGACGCGATCGTGCTCGACGCGCCCGGAACGCGGGCGGCCGTGAACGACTGTGCCGCGCCGGGGATCCGGCTGTACGCGGGCGATCTGGCGTACGTCATGTACACCTCGGGATCCACCGGCCTGCCGAAGGGCGTGGCCATCCCGCACGGCGCCGTCGCCGGGCTGGCCGGTGACGAGGGCTGGCAGATCGGTCCCGAGGACGGCGTCCTGATGCACGCGACGCACGTCTTCGACCCGTCTCTCTACGCGATCTGGGTGCCGCTCGTCTCGGGCGCCAGGGTCCTGCTCACCGAACCGGGAGCGCTGGACGCGGCCGGGGTGCGGCAGGCCGTGGGGCGGGGCGCGACCTTCGTCCACCTCACCGCCGGCACCTTCCGCGCGCTGGCGGAAACGGCGCCGGAATGCTTCGACGGCCTGGTCGAGATCGGGACCGGCGGCGACGTCGTCCCCTTGCAGTCGGTGGAGAACCTGCGGCGCGCCCAGCCCGGTCTGCGGGTGCGCAACACCTACGGGCCGACCGAGACCACCCTGTGCGCGACGTGGCTGCCGATCGAACCCGGCGACGTGCTCGGTCAGGAGCTGCCGATCGGCCACCCCATGACCAACCGCCGGATCTACGTCCTCGACGCCTTCCTGCGCCCGGTCGCGCCGGGAGTGGACGGCGAGCTGTACATCGCGGGCACGGGGCTGGCCCGTGGCTACCTGAACAGCCCCGGCCTGACGGCGGACCGGTTCGTCGCGTGCCCGTTCCTCCCCGGCGAACGCATGTACCGCACCGGCGACCGGGCGCGCTGGACCCGTGACGGCGAGATCGTCTTCCTCGGCCGCGCCGACGACCAGGTGAAGATCCGCGGCTACCGGGTCGAGCTCGGCGAAGTGGAGTCCGTGCTGGCGGCTCAGCCGGGCGTGGTCGAGGCGGTCCTGCTGGCACGGGAAGACCAGCCGGGCGAAAAGCGTCTCGTCGGCTACTTCGTGTCCGACGGCACCGACGCGGGGCCGGAGGAGATCCGGCGGCAGATGGCGCTGGTCCTGCCCGACTACATGGTCCCGATCGCGGTCGTCGCGCTGCCCGGCCTGCCCGTCACCCCCAACGGCAAGGTGGACCGGCGGGCGCTGCCCGCCCCGGATCTCGCGGGACACTCGTCGGCGAAGGCGCCGGAGAGCGAGACCGAAAAGGTCCTGTGCGCGCTGTTCGCCGAGATCCTCAGCGTCGAGCACGTGGGGGTCGACGACACCTTCAACGACCTCGGCGGCAGTTCGGCGCTGGCCATGCGGCTCGTCGCGCGGATCCGGGAGGAACTCGGTGAGGATCTCCCCATCCGGCAGCTGTTCTCGTCGCCGACACCCGCGGGGCTGGCCAGGGCTCTCGCCGCGAAGTCCCGCCCCGTACTGGAAGCCGTCCAGCGGCCGGACCGGGTGCCCCTCACCGCCCGGCAGCTGCGCGCGTGGCTGCTGGCCGACCCCGGCGGTGAGACGGCGGCCTTGACCACCTCGGTCGCCCTGCGCTTGCGGGGCAAGCTGGACGTGCCTGCGCTGACGGCGGCGATCGGCGACGTCGCGACCCGGCACGAACTGCTGCGCACCACTTTCCCCGGCGACGCGCAGAGCGTGCGCCAGCACGTCCACGAGACCTCGGCGGCCGAGCCGGTTCCGGTCACGGTCACCGAGGAGGACCTTCCGGGGTTGCTCGCCGACCGGCGCGGGCGGGCCTTCGACCTCACCCGTGAAGTGCCGTGGCGGTGCGACCTTTTCGCGCTCTCGGAAAAGGAACACGTACTGCACCTGCAGGTGCACCGGATCCTCGCCGACGACGACTCACTGGACGTGTTCTTCCGCGACCTGGCGGCCGCGTACGGCGCACGGCGCGAAGGCCGGGTCCCGCAGCGCGCGCCGCTGGCCCTGCAGTTCGCCGACTACGGGCTCTGGGAGCGGCGGCTGCTCGAAGACGAGAACGAGCCGGGCAGCCTGATCAACGAGCAGATCTCCTTCTGGCGGGACAATCTGGCGGGTATCGACGGGGAGACGGTGCTCCCGTTCGACCGGCCGCGGCCCGCCGTCCCGTCGCGCCGGGCCGGGACGGTCGCGCTCCGGCTGGACGCCGCTCCGCACGCCCGGTTGACGGAGGCGGCGGAACCGGCGGGCGCGGACACGTCCCAGTTGGTGCACGCGGCGCTCGTCATGCTGCTGGCCAAATCCGGCGCGGGCCAGGATGTGGTGATCGGCTCGACGCTGCCCCGTGACGAGGAACTCTTCGATCTCGAACCGATGATCGGCCCGTTCGCCAGGCCGCTCGCCCTGCGGACGGACGTCTCGGGCGACCCGACCTTCCTGGAGGTCGTCACCAGGGTGCAGGAGGCCGTCCAGGCCACGAGCCAGCACCTGGACGTGCCGTTCGAGCGGATCGTCGAACTGCTGGATCTGCCCGCGTCGCTGTCTCGCCATCCTGTGTTCCAGGTGGGCCTGCGGGTGGACGAGGAGGACATCGACGGCTGGTCGGCGGCGGAACTGCCCGCGCTGCGCACCAGCGTCGAACCCGGCGGGACCGAGGCCATGGAGCTGGATCTCGCCGTCGACCTCACCGAACGCTTCGATGACGACGACGAACCTGGCGGCATCGAGGGCGCGCTGCGCTACGCCACCGACCTGTTCGACGAGGCCACGGCCGAGTCGATGGCCCGGCGGCTGATCCGCGTCCTCGAACAGGTCGCGGAGGATCCCCGGCGGCGGATCAGCGACCTGGACCTCTTCCTGGACGACTTCGAACGCGGCCGTCCGCCCATCGCACCGGCGCGATGGGCCGGGGACGCGCCCCAGGTGGTCACCGACCTGGTCGGGGACGGCCCGCTCGGCGCGCTCGTGCTGGACGGCGAACTGCGGCCTGTCGCTCCTGGCACCGTCGGCGATCTCTACGTCACCGGTCCGGCGGTCGACGCGGGAGGGGCCGGGCTGCCGACCGTGCCCTGTCCGTTCGGGGAGGACGGGCACCGGATGCTGTCCACGGGCCTGCTCGCCCGCAAGACGCCCGCGAAGACCCTGGTCGTCGTCGGCGAGCGGCGGCGGGCGAGCACCGCGGTGAAGACGGGCGACTTCGAGATCCTGCTGCCGCTGCGCGTCAGCGGTGACCGGCCGCCCCTGTTCTGCGTCCACGCGAGCGGCGGCCTGAGCTGGAACTACGAACCGCTGCTGCGGTACCTCCCGGCGGATCAGCCGGTCTACGGCGTGCAGGCACGCGGCCTGGCCCGTGCCGAACCGCTGCCGGGCAGCGTCGAGGAGATGGCCGCGGACTACCTGGCGCAGATCCGCGCCGTGCAGCCGTCCGGGCCGTATCACCTCCTCGGCTGGTCGCTCGGCGGCCGTATCGCGCAGGCGATGGCCCGGTCGCTGGAGGCGGAAGGGGAAAAGGTCGGCCTGCTCGCCCTGCTCGACGCCTATCCCGTCTACATGGGACGCAAGACGACCGGCGCCGCGAACGAGGAAGCGGCCCTGTCGAAGCGGAACCAGGCGGATCTGGACCTCGCGAGCCAGCTGGTCAAGGGAGAAGCCGCCCGGTCGCGTCTCGAAGCTGTCATGCGCAATCTCTGGGATGTGGGGCCACGCCACGTCTCTTCGCCCTTCGAAGGCGACATCCTGCTCTTCGTGGCCACTGTGGACCGTCCCGAGCATCTGCCCGTCTCGGTGGCGAAAGCCAGCTGGAAGGACTTCACCAGCGGGACCATCGAGTGCCACGACGTCCCGTCCAACCACTACGACATGGTGCAAACCGCGGCGCTGGGCCAGATTGGAGCCATCGTCGCCGAGAAACTCCGGCACCGCCCGGAAGGTGAAAGGACACAACGATGA
- a CDS encoding MbtH family protein has protein sequence MTNPFDNEDGSFFVLVNDEGQHSLWPSFAEVPSGWTRVHGESSRQECLAYVEENWTDLRPKSLVREAGV, from the coding sequence ATGACCAACCCCTTCGACAACGAAGACGGTTCCTTTTTCGTGCTGGTCAACGACGAGGGCCAGCACTCCCTGTGGCCGTCCTTCGCGGAGGTGCCGTCGGGCTGGACCCGTGTGCACGGCGAGAGCAGCCGCCAGGAATGCCTCGCCTACGTCGAGGAGAACTGGACCGACCTCCGGCCGAAGAGCCTCGTGCGGGAAGCCGGCGTCTGA